From the Oleiphilus messinensis genome, one window contains:
- a CDS encoding TRAP transporter small permease, which produces MNWISDFAPIRYSSQFLHNINSWLILPGLLILIIADVVARSWLNTAISWGHEVSEYLLLCLFFASIPWCHHRQDLLKVDLIYTRSNTAMQCALALLSETSVLLLAIIIAWQGWLATEEMREYEDTANSIDMPLWPFSALTCICGMQLLLQAILRLIDAFRDCSKQPTQSGKPGDTEKVRVHNE; this is translated from the coding sequence ATTAATTGGATTTCTGATTTTGCTCCCATCCGGTACTCGAGCCAGTTTCTGCACAACATCAATAGCTGGCTTATCCTTCCCGGACTGCTCATCCTGATCATTGCAGATGTCGTTGCACGCTCCTGGCTGAATACGGCAATCAGCTGGGGTCATGAGGTCAGTGAATATTTGCTACTCTGCCTGTTTTTTGCTTCGATCCCCTGGTGCCACCATCGCCAGGACTTACTCAAAGTAGATTTGATTTACACACGTAGCAACACAGCTATGCAATGCGCTCTCGCCCTGCTCTCCGAGACCTCAGTGCTGCTACTGGCAATAATTATTGCCTGGCAAGGCTGGCTCGCCACCGAAGAAATGCGAGAGTACGAGGATACAGCAAACAGCATTGATATGCCGCTCTGGCCATTTTCAGCACTCACGTGTATTTGCGGCATGCAGCTTCTACTACAAGCAATATTAAGGCTGATTGACGCTTTTAGAGATTGTTCGAAGCAGCCAACTCAATCCGGCAAGCCCGGCGATACAGAAAAGGTTCGCGTACACAATGAGTGA
- a CDS encoding TRAP transporter large permease — protein MSDITTGSDMTTGIVVIGGMLCAILLRVPVGVALALSGIAGNWLLLGQEQALAQVQLASWEVGTNFLLVSLPLFVLMGQLAHEARIAEDLYDCVYKWFARLPGGLASTSIITSAGFGAITGSSVVTVSTMGNMLMPELKKYHYNSAIASGSIASAGVLAILIPPSIPLVFYGAWTETSIGDLFIAGIIPGLLLTLIFCAYITIRCQLDLSKGPPGLTSPLSVRLRSLYRLLPVALVFTVVVGGIYGGWVTTSEAGAIGVVGVLIVGILKRQLSWQALARSLSQSTQLSANIFLFFIGGVLFSRFLVLTGITPETISLLSDSSFPPWSIMLGLVLLYLLLGAILDTFGMIIITLPLVFPIVTGLGYDPVWFGIFLVLMIEMALITPPIGINVFVLRKVVPDIPIWTIYEGCLPYIGLCLVMVMILIAFPELALWLPSTMKN, from the coding sequence ATGAGTGATATAACAACCGGGAGTGATATGACAACCGGAATCGTTGTTATTGGCGGTATGTTGTGTGCCATTCTGCTACGGGTACCTGTCGGGGTTGCACTCGCACTGAGCGGCATCGCAGGCAATTGGCTCTTGCTCGGACAAGAACAAGCCCTGGCTCAAGTGCAACTGGCAAGTTGGGAAGTTGGCACCAATTTTCTACTGGTTTCATTGCCTCTGTTTGTCCTGATGGGGCAGTTAGCCCATGAGGCCCGAATCGCAGAAGATCTCTACGATTGTGTCTACAAGTGGTTCGCCCGTCTGCCAGGAGGGCTGGCATCGACTTCAATCATCACATCAGCGGGCTTCGGTGCAATTACCGGTTCCAGTGTTGTCACGGTCAGCACCATGGGTAATATGCTGATGCCTGAACTCAAGAAATACCACTACAATTCCGCAATAGCATCAGGATCTATTGCCTCGGCAGGTGTACTGGCGATTCTCATCCCCCCCAGCATACCACTGGTATTCTATGGTGCCTGGACAGAGACTTCGATCGGAGACTTGTTTATCGCCGGAATAATCCCGGGATTATTGCTCACCCTGATTTTTTGTGCCTACATCACAATCCGATGCCAGCTCGACCTGAGCAAAGGCCCTCCCGGATTGACTTCACCGCTCTCCGTGCGACTTCGCTCCCTATACCGGCTGCTCCCGGTAGCACTTGTATTTACAGTAGTCGTTGGCGGGATCTATGGTGGCTGGGTAACGACAAGTGAAGCGGGTGCTATTGGTGTTGTGGGCGTTTTGATTGTTGGTATTCTCAAGCGCCAGTTGAGCTGGCAGGCTCTGGCGCGCAGCCTGAGTCAGAGCACACAACTATCGGCAAATATATTCTTGTTTTTTATCGGCGGCGTGTTGTTCAGTCGATTTTTGGTCTTAACCGGGATTACACCTGAAACAATCTCTTTATTGTCTGATTCTTCGTTCCCACCCTGGTCCATTATGCTCGGACTGGTCTTACTTTACCTTTTGCTGGGTGCAATACTCGATACCTTTGGCATGATTATCATTACCCTGCCCCTGGTTTTCCCGATCGTGACTGGCTTGGGGTACGACCCGGTCTGGTTTGGTATTTTCCTGGTACTTATGATCGAAATGGCATTAATTACCCCCCCGATCGGCATCAATGTATTTGTACTTCGAAAGGTTGTACCTGATATTCCCATCTGGACAATTTACGAGGGCTGCCTACCTTACATTGGACTCTGCCTGGTTATGGTGATGATCCTTATTGCGTTTCCAGAACTGGCATTGTGGTTGCCCTCCACAATGAAAAACTAA